In the Oryzias latipes chromosome 9, ASM223467v1 genome, one interval contains:
- the LOC101165564 gene encoding AP-3 complex subunit mu-2 — MIHSLFLINASGDIFLEKHWKSVVSRSVCDYFFEAQERASEPENVPPVIPTPHHYLISVLRHRIYFVAVIQSEVPPLFVIEFLHRVVDTFQDYFGVCTEAAIKDNVVVVYELLEEMLDNGFPLATESNILKELIKPPTILRTMVNTITGSTNVGEQLPTGQLSVVPWRRTGVKYTNNEAYFDVVEEIDVIIDKSGSTITAEIQGVIDACVKLTGMPDLTLSFMNPRLLDDVSFHPCVRFKRWEAERILSFIPPDGNFRLLSYHVSSQNLVAIPVYVKHNITFREGSSQGRFDLTLGPKQTMGKVVESVLVSSQLPRGVLNANLNPSQGTYTFDPVTKLLSWDVGKINPQKLPSLKGTMSLQAGASKPDENPTFNIQFKIQQMAISGLKVNRLDMYGEKYKPFKGIKYMTKAGKFQVRT; from the exons ATGATCCACAGCTTGTTCCTCATAAACGCTTCGGGGGACATTTTCCTGGAGAAGCACTGGAAAAGCGTGGTCAGCCGCTCCGTCTGCGACTATTTCTTCGAGGCGCAGGAGCGTGCCTCCGAGCCGGAGAACGTTCCGCCCGTGATTCCCACGCCTCATCACTACCTCATCAGCGTGCTCAGGCACCGCATCTACTTCGTGGCTGTCATACAGAGCGAGGTGCCGCCGCTCTTCGTCATCGAGTTTCTGCACAGAGTTGTGGACACCTTCCAG GACTATTTTGGAGTCTGCACAGAAGCAGCGATAAAGGACAATGTAGTTGTGGTGTACGAGCTGCTTGAGGAGATGCTGGACAATGGTTTCCCCCTGGCAACAGAGTCCAACATCCTGAAAGAGCTCATCAAGCCTCCCACCATCCTCCGCACCATGGTCAACACCATTACAG GGAGCACCAATGTTGGCGAGCAGCTGCCCACCGGCCAGCTCTCCGTGGTGCCATGGCGACGCACCGGTGTCAAATACACCAACAACGAAGCCTACTTTGATGTGGTGGAAGAGATTGACGTCATCATTGATAAATCAG GATCGACCATCACTGCGGAGATTCAGGGCGTGATTGACGCCTGTGTGAAATTGACCGGCATGCCCGATCTCACGCTCTCCTTCATG AATCCTCGGCTGCTGGATGATGTCAGTTTCCACCCGTGTGTTCGGTTCAAGCGCTGGGAGGCGGAGCGGATCCTGTCCTTCATCCCACCTGACGGCAACTTCCGTTTGCTCTCGTACCACGTCAGCTCTCAAAA CCTGGTGGCCATCCCTGTTTATGTCAAACACAACATCACCTTCCGGGAGGGAAGCTCCCAGGGCCGCTTCGACCTGACTTTGGGACCCAAGCAGACCATGGGGAAGGTGGTGGAGTCGGTGCTGGTGAGCAGCCAGCTGCCGCGAGGCGTCCTCAACGCCAATCTCAACCCCTCGCAGGGCACGTACACCTTTGACCCTGTCACAAAG CTGTTGTCATGGGATGTTGGTAAGATCAACCCGCAGAAGCTTCCCAGTCTCAAAGGCACCATGAGCCTGCAGGCTGGAGCCTCCAAACCTGATGAGAATCCCACCTTCAACATCCAGTTCAAGATCCAACAGATGGCAATCTCAG GACTGAAGGTAAACCGGCTGGACATGTATGGAGAAAAGTACAAACCTTTCAAAGGCATCAAGTACATGACCAAAGCCGGCAAGTTCCAGGTCCGGACATGA